Genomic segment of Candidatus Polarisedimenticolia bacterium:
CGGCGAGTCGTGCAGGTGCACGACCTGCCAGCGGCCGTCGCGCTTGAAGAGGACGTCGGTCTCCTGGTGCCAGCTGGCGGTGGTCGTGCCGTCGGGGCGCAGCATCTTCGTGTAGATCCGGTAGGCGGCCACGGCGGCGTCGTTCTCCGGGGAGATGTGGAAGACGGGGTCGGCGGTCTTCACCTCGAGGATCTTGGTGCCGTCCGCGAGCTGCTTGGCCCAGTATTCCTTGTACTCCTTGATGTCGAGGCGCCCCTCCTCCCAGTACTGCGTCATGTCGTCGGCGTAGAAGGGCCAGTAGGCCTTCATGTCGTTCGATTGGTAGGCGGCGTTGAACCGATCGGTGAAATCGCGCACCTCGGCGAGCACCGCGCCGCGCCCGCCGGTCGCGGCGGCGGCCAGAGAGAGCAGGCCGGCCAGCGCCAGGGTGCAAGAAACCACTCCCGCCTTGCGGCGAGGCATGATGCCGTCGGGATTCGACTGTTCGCGCATCGACTGTCCTCCTCCAGTATGGGCTGGGATGCTAGCATGGCGGCCGCTTTGATAGAATGGCCGCCACGAGGGACTCATGCCGGATCGTGAAACCGGGATCAAGCCCGCGGCGGGAGCGGTGGCCGCGAGCGCGGCCGAGAAACACCGCCGCTATCTGTTCCCCTGCGCCACGACCTACTACGAGCAGCCGCTGACGCTGGTGCGCGGCGAGGGGATGCACGTCTGGGACGACGCCGGACGGAAATACCTCGACTGCTTCGGCGGCGTGCTCACGGTCAGCGTGGGCCACTGCCATCCCGAGGTGACGGACGCGATCGTGCGCCAGGTGCAGACCCTGGTGCACACGTCGACGCTCTACGCCAACCCGCCGCTGTCCGACCTGGCGGAGGCGCTGGCGCGGATCCTCCCGGGGGACCTCGACCGGGTGTTCCTGACCAACTCGGGGACCGAGGCGG
This window contains:
- a CDS encoding nuclear transport factor 2 family protein — encoded protein: MREQSNPDGIMPRRKAGVVSCTLALAGLLSLAAAATGGRGAVLAEVRDFTDRFNAAYQSNDMKAYWPFYADDMTQYWEEGRLDIKEYKEYWAKQLADGTKILEVKTADPVFHISPENDAAVAAYRIYTKMLRPDGTTTASWHQETDVLFKRDGRWQVVHLHDSPAPVEK